From the genome of Pelobates fuscus isolate aPelFus1 chromosome 6, aPelFus1.pri, whole genome shotgun sequence, one region includes:
- the CBX1 gene encoding chromobox protein homolog 1 isoform X2, with amino-acid sequence MGKKQNKKKMEEVVDEEEEEYVVEKVLDRRMVKGKVEYLLKWKGFSDEDNTWEPEENLDCPDLIAEFLQSQKTAHESEKDGGKRKGDSDTEVGEESKPKKKKEEAEKPRGFARGLEPERIIGATDSSGELMFLMKWKNSDEADLVPAKEANVKCPQVVISFYEERLTWHSYPSEDEDKKEEKN; translated from the exons ATGGGAaagaagcaaaacaaaaaaaaaatggaagaagtAGTGGACGAGGAAGAGGAGGAGTATGTGGTGGAGAAAGTTTTAGACAGACGGATGGTAAAAGGGAAAGTTGAATATCTACTTAAATGGAAAGGCTTCTCTGA CGAGGACAACACGTGGGAGCCGGAGGAGAACCTGGACTGCCCTGACCTGATTGCCGAGTTCCTGCAGTCACAGAAAACCGCTCATGAGTCTGAGAAAGATGGTGGAAAACGCAAAGGTGATTCAGACACAGAGGTTGGGGAGGAGAGCAAgccaaagaaaaagaaagaggag GCTGAGAAACCTCGTGGCTTCGCTCGGGGTTTGGAGCCAGAGAGGATAATTGGAGCTACTGACTCTAGTGGGGAGTTGATGTTCTTGATGAAGTG GAAAAACTCGGATGAAGCAGATCTTGTCCCAGCCAAGGAAGCCAATGTGAAGTGCCCCCAGGTAGTGATCTCTTTCTACGAGGAGCGACTGACGTGGCATTCCTATCCCTCCGAAGATGAGgacaagaaagaagaaaaaaactga
- the CBX1 gene encoding chromobox protein homolog 1 isoform X1, whose protein sequence is MDDRLLTQADKLATSMGKKQNKKKMEEVVDEEEEEYVVEKVLDRRMVKGKVEYLLKWKGFSDEDNTWEPEENLDCPDLIAEFLQSQKTAHESEKDGGKRKGDSDTEVGEESKPKKKKEEAEKPRGFARGLEPERIIGATDSSGELMFLMKWKNSDEADLVPAKEANVKCPQVVISFYEERLTWHSYPSEDEDKKEEKN, encoded by the exons ATGGATGACAG GTTACTCACTCAGGCAGATAAACTGGCGACCTCAATGGGAaagaagcaaaacaaaaaaaaaatggaagaagtAGTGGACGAGGAAGAGGAGGAGTATGTGGTGGAGAAAGTTTTAGACAGACGGATGGTAAAAGGGAAAGTTGAATATCTACTTAAATGGAAAGGCTTCTCTGA CGAGGACAACACGTGGGAGCCGGAGGAGAACCTGGACTGCCCTGACCTGATTGCCGAGTTCCTGCAGTCACAGAAAACCGCTCATGAGTCTGAGAAAGATGGTGGAAAACGCAAAGGTGATTCAGACACAGAGGTTGGGGAGGAGAGCAAgccaaagaaaaagaaagaggag GCTGAGAAACCTCGTGGCTTCGCTCGGGGTTTGGAGCCAGAGAGGATAATTGGAGCTACTGACTCTAGTGGGGAGTTGATGTTCTTGATGAAGTG GAAAAACTCGGATGAAGCAGATCTTGTCCCAGCCAAGGAAGCCAATGTGAAGTGCCCCCAGGTAGTGATCTCTTTCTACGAGGAGCGACTGACGTGGCATTCCTATCCCTCCGAAGATGAGgacaagaaagaagaaaaaaactga